The stretch of DNA TGGTGACCTTGATGTCCGACTCACCGTTGTTGAAGACGAAGAGGTGCGCGTCGTCGCCGATGGCTTTCCTCGGGTAAACCCTCGTCAGGATGCACGTCTTTCCGCCGGCCCCGAAGCTCTCCACCACAGAATGGTCAATCTGAAATGAAGTTCGCGACATGCCTTAGACCCCTCTTGCAACGGTTTAATCCACTCCAGAGCATACACTGATCATGTGGTTACATATATACATATACCAATGTTCTGAGGGCGATCTTCTTGGTCTTGGCTATGTCGACGTTGACAAAGCCGGCGAAGCTCGGCCTGTAGATCTGTGACTCGTACGATGACCTATTTGATAGTGACCATTGGGAATTACTGTTGGATCTGGATGCACGGATAATCCAACATTGCAAGTTTTATACTACCATGTAATGTGACTTACCTTGTCGGGTCATTACACATGAGGATGGCGTAATTGGTGTCGTTGGTCTTGAACACCCTGAAGAAGACGGCTGTCCTCTCCTCGAGGTCGTCGGAGGCCAGCAGCCAGAGCCCGAACGGCCCAACGCCGCCCTTGACGTGCGAGTTGAACTTCTTGCATAGCCCCTGTGCGTCGGTCCGCCACGCCAGGTCGAACTTCTCCGCTTTGTCCAGGTCCCTGATGGCGAACGCCGCCTCCACGTCTGACTGCACGGATTTGAAGCCGGTGATCTCGAAGTACTCGCCGCCCTTGACGGCCTTGTTGCTGACATTTACGTGCTTTGAGCGCAGCGACTTGACCTCCTCCACTGGCCATTGGATCAGCTGTCTCCCGCTTCGCGATAGGAAGATCTTCCTTGGTATCGCCTGAGAAAATCAGCAACAACAATACGTCTCGATCTCAGGCTCTCAGCACGTACGGTGGAAAACATACTAGGAAAAGTAATTTTGTTCATGTGCAAGCGTAGCTAGTTCCAGTGACCTGGATGCCGGCCCAGCCCTTGTGGTGGTCGTCGGTAACGGTGTCAGACTCATTGGCCCAGCCCCAGAGAACACGTCGTTTCTTGGTCGGGTCGAAGAAGGACTTGGAGGCGTAGAAGTCACCATAGTCGTAGCGGAGGTCGTAGTCATTGTCCAGGAAGGCGTGGTCGGGGGTGTACCTCTCCTTGTCGTGGTCGTATGTGCCAATTGTGTAGTAATCGTATCGTGTCAGTTCTAGACTCACCTTGAGCACGTACTTGACCTCCTTGGCCACAACACGGTCGTGCAACTCCACGGTGTCCACACCACTCTGGTGGTTACGACTGCCTCCGGCTACCGCCACAGGGAAGAAGTCAGGGCACTCCCACATTCCTGTGAGTCCCGCGTGCAATGAGTGGCGCGCCTTGACCCACTTCTTGAAGTCTCGGCTCCGGTACAACACCGCGATCCCCCTCATGTTCTCCTTGGTGCCCACCACCAACCTCCAGTGTCTGCACATATATCAGGTACAACATATATTCTTTATGCATAATCAGAGCACAATATATAGTTTGGAGGgtgggtgtggggggggggggggggggggggcaccgcccccctccCCCCAAGCTCTGAGCCAACTTGTGAAGAAAATTTGTTCGGAGGATGAAAATAAAATGTACATACCCGTCGGGTCCGTACCACGCTGTCGTGGGATCACGGAAAGCGCTTGCGTTGATGCCGTGGTCGGGGCTGATGATTGGATTGTAATCGGGCTTGACCCACTGCCGGAGGTATGGGTCGGAGAGGTTGGCCGGGTACGCGACGTTCTGCACCTGGTTCTTGTGGGGGTCGATGCCGGTGTACATGATGACGGGGACGCCGTTGGGCAGCAGTGTGGCGGAGCCCGACCAGCAGCCGTTGACGTCGAAGGGCATGGTCGGGTAGATCGCAGGCTCCAGCGCCACCCAGTGAATGAGGTCGGTGGAGACGGAGTGCGCCCAGATGATGTTCCCCCACACGGCGCCCTTGGGGTTGTACTGGTAGAAGAGGTGGTACAGCCCTTTGTAGTACATTGGCCCTGCATCCATCCGCACGCACGTAAGCTAGGTTTAGATACATGCCATGCAAGCAAATATCCACTCTAAGTTAGTTAGTTACTACACGTACGTTACGTACCATTGGGATCTGATTGGTTGTTGCGTCGTCATGTGAAGGGAAGTAGGTCAATGCCATGCAAACAAAGGAGACGAGGAATGAGTAACACAAAAAAGTGCTCCACAAACACGCAGACGTAGATAGATGGAAAGAAAATACGTAGGCACCATTGATCCAGTGCTTGGGGGGCTGGAAGTGGTAGCCGGT from Triticum urartu cultivar G1812 chromosome 3, Tu2.1, whole genome shotgun sequence encodes:
- the LOC125547619 gene encoding beta-fructofuranosidase, insoluble isoenzyme 3-like, with the protein product MYYKGLYHLFYQYNPKGAVWGNIIWAHSVSTDLIHWVALEPAIYPTMPFDVNGCWSGSATLLPNGVPVIMYTGIDPHKNQVQNVAYPANLSDPYLRQWVKPDYNPIISPDHGINASAFRDPTTAWYGPDGHWRLVVGTKENMRGIAVLYRSRDFKKWVKARHSLHAGLTGMWECPDFFPVAVAGGSRNHQSGVDTVELHDRVVAKEVKYVLKVSLELTRYDYYTIGTYDHDKERYTPDHAFLDNDYDLRYDYGDFYASKSFFDPTKKRRVLWGWANESDTVTDDHHKGWAGIQAIPRKIFLSRSGRQLIQWPVEEVKSLRSKHVNVSNKAVKGGEYFEITGFKSVQSDVEAAFAIRDLDKAEKFDLAWRTDAQGLCKKFNSHVKGGVGPFGLWLLASDDLEERTAVFFRVFKTNDTNYAILMCNDPTRSSYESQIYRPSFAGFVNVDIAKTKKIALRTLIDHSVVESFGAGGKTCILTRVYPRKAIGDDAHLFVFNNGESDIKVTNLHAWEMKTPTMNKLLEQ